One genomic segment of Gossypium arboreum isolate Shixiya-1 chromosome 3, ASM2569848v2, whole genome shotgun sequence includes these proteins:
- the LOC108474832 gene encoding formin-like protein 4 → MAVMFQALISLNLLLVFFISVLPFSSSQSSPQNIEVFFPTQTPPPTPQPISPPPPLRPPESPPPLPPPSSSSSSGDDDNSTIAKAVAATAGSTIVIAAVFFFCIRRYVLAQRKSERVGDSSQGGQPRVPPDEFARVNGNIKGLIVDENGLDVLYWRQLQNGDNKIEFRQEVLHVPKDEEEGGGGMVRKGSRSKKVEPANEIPLLRGKSSTSHVPPPDDDDSSENMGPLTPPPSHGIVLKAVEKREAPVQSKFVPPPPPLPIQSNKSPVTLQPPPPPPPPNRTPAPPPPPLPAKGPAPPPPPPSNRVGGSTTSSKPPPAARDKSSMSKPGESSGDGENNQVKLKPLHWDKVNKKNADHSMVWDKINGGSFKFDDDLMEALFGYVATNRKSPTGDSSSKNTKSVNNGSPSQIMVLDARKSQNIAIVLKSLALSRRELLDALNEGQGLEADTLEKLMRIAPTEEEQSQILDFDGDPTRLADADSFLFHILKALPSAFTRLNAMQFRSNYDLEILHMKESVQALELGCKELRSQRLFLKLLEAILKAGNRMNAGTARGNAQAFNLTSLLKLSDVKSTDGKTTLLHFVVEEVVRSEGKKCFISRSHSLTRSSSRSSSSISGNSTSKEDREKEYVTLGLPVVGGLSAEFTNVKKAAAIDFKIFAGTCSALAARVAEIKQLVLHCMADGKGGFVQEMKGFINDAEEELKVIREEQKRVMDVVKRTTEYYQAGASKDPFQVFVIVKDFLAMVDQVCVEIARNQQRRKSSTANYGSQSPNSQESRTKMRFPVLPANFMADKSRSNSVNSDADS, encoded by the exons TCTCCTCAAAATATTGAAGTTTTCTTCCCTACTCAAACTCCACCGCCTACCCCTCAACCCATCTCACCGCCACCTCCACTAAGACCACCAGAGTCACCACCGCCACTGCCACCACCATCATCATCTTCATCTTCAGGGGATGACGACAATAGTACTATTGCAAAGGCAGTGGCTGCGACAGCCGGAAGCACTATTGTTATTGCCGCAGTATTCTTCTTTTGCATCAGAAGATATGTTCTTGCTCAGCGCAAAAGCGAGAGAGTTGGGGATAGTTCCCAAGGAGGTCAGCCGAGGGTTCCACCAGATGAGTTCGCTAGAGTTAATGGCAACATAAAGGGTTTAATTGTAGATGAAAACGGTTTGGATGTTCTTTATTGGAGACAGCTTCAGAACGGAGATAACAAAATTGAGTTCCGCCAAGAGGTTCTGCATGTTCCAAAGGATGAAGAAGAAGGTGGTGGTGGAATGGTTAGAAAAGGAAGTCGAAGCAAGAAGGTAGAGCCTGCCAATGAAATTCCTTTGCTTCGTGGGAAATCTTCGACATCCCACGTTCCACCTCCTGATGATGATGATTCAAGTGAAAATATGGGTCCTTTAACTCCTCCACCTTCTCATGGGATTGTGTTAAAAGCTGTCGAGAAAAGGGAAGCTCCGGTTCAATCAAAATTTGTGCCTCCACCACCTCCATTACCGATTCAAAGCAATAAAAGTCCAGTGACACTACAGCCTCCACCTCCACCGCCTCCACCTAATAGAACTCCAGCGCCACCACCGCCACCGCTTCCAGCGAAAGGCCCTGCCCCGCCACCACCGCCACCTTCTAATAGAGTGGGTGGTTCAACTACGTCCTCGAAACCTCCGCCAGCAGCCAGAGATAAGTCCAGTATGAGTAAACCAGGGGAGTCTTCTGGAGATGGTGAGAATAATCAGGTGAAATTGAAGCCATTGCACTGGGATAAGGTGAACAAGAAAAATGCTGATCATTCCATGGTGTGGGACAAAATCAATGGCGGGTCTTTTAA GTTTGATGATGATCTTATGGAAGCTTTATTTGGATATGTAGCAACAAATAGGAAATCCCCTACTGGTGATAGTAGCTCAAAGAACACAAAGAGTGTTAACAATGGCTCACCATCACAAATCATGGTTCTGGACGCTCGAAAATCACAGAACATAGCAATTGTGCTCAAATCTCTAGCTCTCTCTCGTAGAGAACTCCTTGATGCCCTCAATGAAGGCCAAGGTCTTGAAGCAGATACTCTTGAAAAGCTCATGAGAATTGCCCCCACTGAAGAAGAACAGTCCCAAATCCTTGATTTTGATGGTGATCCAACAAGACTTGCTGATGCTGATTCCTTTTTGTTTCACATTTTAAAAGCTCTTCCCTCAGCCTTCACGCGCCTGAATGCCATGCAGTTTAGATCAAACTATGACTTGGAAATTCTCCACATGAAGGAGTCTGTACAAGCTCTAGAATTAGGGTGCAAGGAGCTTCGTTCTCAACGACTGTTTTTGAAACTCCTCGAAGCAATACTGAAGGCCGGCAATCGCATGAATGCCGGAACTGCCAGAGGCAATGCTCAAGCCTTTAACCTTACGTCACTGCTTAAGCTCTCAGACGTTAAAAGCACCGACGGAAAGACTACTCTACTTCACTTTGTGGTGGAAGAAGTAGTCCGGTCTGAGGGAAAGAAATGCTTTATCAGCAGAAGTCATAGCCTGACCCGCAGCAGCAGCCGAAGCAGCAGTAGCATCTCTGGCAATTCGACATCAAAAGAGGATAGAGAGAAGGAATATGTAACGCTGGGATTACCAGTGGTAGGAGGCCTCAGTGCTGAGTTCACCAACGTGAAGAAAGCAGCCGCCATAGATTTCAAAATATTTGCAGGCACTTGCTCGGCTCTTGCTGCTCGTGTAGCAGAAATCAAGCAGCTTGTATTGCACTGTATGGCTGATGGAAAAGGGGGATTCGTGCAAGAAATGAAAGGGTTTATCAATGATGCCGAAGAGGAACTGAAGGTTATAAGAGAAGAGCAAAAAAGAGTGATGGATGTTGTAAAAAGAACAACAGAGTATTATCAAGCAGGGGCTTCTAAGGATCCTTTCCAAGTATTCGTAATAGTTAAGGACTTCCTAGCCATGGTCGACCAAGTCTGCGTCGAAATAGCTAGGAACCAACAAAGGAGGAAGTCATCAACTGCAAATTATGGATCACAATCACCAAATTCACAAGAATCAAGAACCAAGATGAGGTTCCCGGTTTTGCCAGCAAATTTCATGGCAGACAAGTCCAGGAGCAATTCTGTCAACTCGGACGCAGATTCATGA